From the Paramormyrops kingsleyae isolate MSU_618 chromosome 7, PKINGS_0.4, whole genome shotgun sequence genome, one window contains:
- the csgalnact1a gene encoding chondroitin sulfate N-acetylgalactosaminyltransferase 1 yields MLRRGLVTWVSRLALALVVVCCCLSLLYTLACSPWSDEAQVLLPRANGPTGKEGFQALLQEREEQHRHYVNSLKKQISQLKEALQERSEQLRSMQDSRERAAGVSPVDLLDGTSEWSHADLQEFFRSQLNRAEVHQGTKLPSEYAVVPFESFTLQKVYQLEMGLTRHPEEKPVRKDRRDELSETIEMALQVLNSPREGSNLLPHKAYSTADFVEGISRTEKDKGTLYELTFRRDQSHEFRRLLFFRPFGPLMKVKNEKVDTAYTLINIIVPLAKRADKFRQFMHNFREVCIRRDGRVHLTVVYFGKDQVSEVKGILENTSKEINFRNFTLIQLNEEFSRGRGLDVGARAWKGNNILLFFCDVDIYFTSDFLNSCRLNAQPGKKVFYPILFSQYNPGLIYGHHDNVPPIEQQLVIKKDTGFWRDFGFGMTCQYRSDFINIGGFDVDIKGWGGEDVHLYRKYLHSNLLVVRAPSRSLFHLWHEKRCEDELPPEQYKMCMQSKAMNEASHSQLGMLFFRHEIEAHLRKQKHRAAGKKA; encoded by the exons ATGTTGAGGAGGGGACTTGTCACCTGGGTGTCCCGCCTGGCCCTGGCGCTGGTGGTGGTGTGCTGCTGCCTGTCCCTGCTCTACACGCTAGCCTGCAGCCCGTGGTCCGACGAGGCCCAGGTGCTGCTGCCCCGGGCCAATGGCCCTACAGGCAAGGAGGGCTTTCAGGCGCTGCTGCAGGAGCGAGAAGAGCAGCACCGCCACTACGTGAACAGCCTGAAGAAGCAGATCTCCCAGCTGAAGGAGGCCCTACAGGAGCGTAGCGAGCAGCTTAGAAGCATGCAGGACTCGCGTGAGCGTGCAGCTGGGGTGTCCCCGGTGGACCTCCTGGACGGCACGTCAGAGTGGAGCCACGCCGACCTCCAGGAGTTCTTCCGGAGCCAGCTGAACCGGGCCGAGGTCCACCAGGGCACCAAGCTGCCCAGCGAGTACGCCGTGGTGCCCTTCGAGAGCTTCACCCTGCAGAAGGTCTACCAGCTGGAGATGGGCCTCACCCGGCACCCGGAGGAGAAGCCTGTCCGCAAGGACCGCCGTGACGAGCTCAGCGAGACCATAGAGATGGCTCTGCAGGTCCTGAACTCTCCGAGGGAGGGCAGCAACCTCCTGCCACACAAGGCCTACTCAACGGCAGACTTCGTGGAAG GGATCTCCCGGACCGAGAAGGACAAGGGCACGCTGTATGAGCTCACCTTCAGGCGTGACCAGAGCCACGAGTTCAGAAGGCTGCTGTTCTTCCGGCCGTTCGGTCCGCTGATGAAAGTGAAAAATGAGAAGGTGGACACGGCCTACACACTTATCAATATCATCGTGCCCCTGGCCAAGCGGGCAGACAAGTTCCGGCAGTTCATGCACAACTTCAG GGAGGTGTGCATTCGTCGGGATGGAAGGGTCCACCTCACCGTGGTGTACTTCGGCAAGGATCAAGTCAGCGAGGTGAAGGGAATCCTGGAAAACACATCCAA GGAGATCAATTTCAGGAACTTCACGCTGATCCAGCTGAATGAGGAGTTTTCTCGAGGACGCGGCCTGGATGTTGGTGCTCGGGCATGGAAGGGGAATAACATCCTCCTGTTCTTCTGTGATGTGGACATTTATTTCACATCAGACTTCCTCAATTCCTGTAGGCTGAATGCACAGCCCG GGAAAAAGGTTTTCTATCCAATTCTATTCAGCCAGTACAATCCAGGACTCATTTATGGGCATCATGATAATGTTCCACCTATAGAACAACAGCTG GTAATAAAAAAGGACACCGGATTCTGGAGAGATTTCGGGTTCGGGATGACTTGCCAGTACAGGTCAGATTTCATCAATATAG GTGGTTTTGACGTGGATATCAAGGGCTGGGGTGGTGAGGACGTGCACCTGTACAGGAAGTACCTGCACAGCAACCTGCTGGTGGTGCGCGCCCCCTCACGCAGCCTCTTCCACCTGTGGCACGAGAAGCGCTGCGAAGACGAGCTGCCGCCAGAGCAGTACAAGATGTGCATGCAGTCGAAGGCCATGAACGAGGCCTCCCACAGCCAGCTGGGAATGCTCTTCTTCCGCCACGAGATCGAGGCTCACCTGCGCAAGCAGAAGCACAGAGCTGCCGGCAAGAAGGCGTGA